A region of Dioscorea cayenensis subsp. rotundata cultivar TDr96_F1 chromosome 5, TDr96_F1_v2_PseudoChromosome.rev07_lg8_w22 25.fasta, whole genome shotgun sequence DNA encodes the following proteins:
- the LOC120261896 gene encoding ribosomal RNA small subunit methyltransferase, mitochondrial-like, which produces MFQFIPIMNRVFHHHILRSLVAFFPHIRFQSHGLLSKAFSRIPTRHQPHRHHNYNDNDNGNGDPKNQKPWNEAFGSRFQLHKSRGQHLLTNPRILDSIVRRANIYPDDTVLEIGPGTGNLTVRLLQYASKVIAVEIDHRMVDSLLGRVSQLGLADRLTVIKENALMTKLPPFDLCVANIPYGISSPLIAKLLFETRPPCFRTATLLLQKEFARRLLAMPGDSDYNRLAVNVGLVANVEFLMDVSKKDFVPSPKVDSTLVKIRPRDEVPVVDLDEWQAFIRTCFSKRNKTLGAIFKQKKKIAELLERLKKKKEKEEEEEDDDDDDCENGEAEVGGDGLEVGLFKERVIGILKSGGLEEKRPSKLSNEELLHLLQLFNKEGIVFH; this is translated from the exons ATGTTTCAATTCATACCCATCATGAATCGAGTGTTTCATCATCACATTCTTCGATCCCTCGTTGCCTTCTTCCCACACATCCGGTTCCAATCCCACGGTCTACTCTCCAAGGCCTTCTCCCGTATCCCAACAAGGCATCAACCCCACCGCCACCACAACTACAACGACAACGACAACGGCAACGGCGATCCGAAGAATCAGAAGCCGTGGAATGAAGCCTTCGGCAGCCGCTTCCAGCTCCACAAGAGCCGTGGCCAGCACCTCCTCACCAACCCCCGCATCCTTGATTCCATCGTCCGCCGAGCCAACATCTACCCCGATGACACCGTTCTCGAGATCGGCCCCGGCACCGGAAACCTCACCGTCAGACTCCTCCAATACGCCAGCAAAGTCATCGCCGTCGAGATTGATCACAGGAtggttgactctcttctcggcCGTGTCTCTCAACTCGGCCTTGCCGACCGTCTCACG GTGATCAAGGAGAACGCATTGATGACAAAGCTGCCACCTTTCGACCTCTGCGTAGCAAACATTCCATATGGTATCTCTTCTCCTCTCATTGCCAAGCTGTTGTTTGAGACTCGGCCGCCATGTTTTCGCACCGCAACGCTACTGCTGCAGAAGGAGTTTGCTCGCCGTCTTCTTGCAATGCCTGGCGACTCAGACTACAACAGATTGGCTGTGAATGTTGGGTTGGTGGCTAATGTGGAGTTCCTCATGGATGTGAGCAAGAAAGACTTTGTTCCATCCCCCAAAGTGGATTCTACTCTTGTTAAGATTAGGCCTAGAGATGAAGTTCCAGTTGTGGACTTGGATGAATGGCAGGCTTTCATAAGGACTTGTTTTAGTAAAAGGAATAAGACTCTGGGTGCCATTTttaagcaaaagaagaagattgCTGAGTTGTTGGAGAG gttgaagaagaagaaagaaaaagaagaagaagaagaagatgatgatgatgatgattgtgaAAATGGGGAAGCAGAAGTGGGAGGTGATGGTTTGGAAGTTGGTTTGTTTAAAGAGAGGGTGATTGGGATATTGAAGTCAGGGGGTTTGGAGGAAAAGAGGCCTTCCAAGTTATCTAATGAAGAGCTCTTGCATTTGTTGCAGCTCTTCAACAAAGAAGGTATTGTGTTTCACTAG